The following are encoded together in the Desulfobacterales bacterium genome:
- a CDS encoding peptide-methionine (S)-S-oxide reductase: MPDPFEWIGGTTLKIKQLDYDPRRVTYARLLDIFWESHRPNRGSWSRQYLNAVFYHNKEQHVQALASKAALEEKTGRTVKTEIIPLRSFTMAEDYHQKYTLKRHQDLLNEMTRIYPLPRDFVDSTAVTRLNGYAGRHGSGDQLTREIDSLGLTDGGKKRLAGLVR; this comes from the coding sequence ATGCCAGATCCATTTGAGTGGATAGGTGGGACGACTTTAAAAATTAAACAACTTGACTATGATCCCCGGCGCGTTACGTATGCCCGGCTCCTGGACATTTTCTGGGAAAGCCATAGGCCGAATCGAGGTTCATGGTCGCGGCAGTACCTGAATGCGGTCTTTTACCATAATAAAGAACAGCACGTGCAGGCATTGGCTTCTAAGGCCGCCCTTGAAGAGAAAACCGGTCGAACCGTCAAAACCGAAATTATACCGCTTCGCTCCTTTACCATGGCCGAAGATTACCACCAGAAGTACACCCTGAAGCGTCATCAGGACCTGCTTAATGAGATGACGCGCATATATCCGCTTCCCCGGGATTTTGTGGACTCCACTGCCGTTACCCGCCTCAACGGCTATGCGGGCAGGCATGGCTCCGGCGATCAGTTGACGAGGGAAATCGACAGCCTGGGATTGACTGATGGGGGAAAGAAGCGGTTGGCGGGTTTGGTGCGGTAA
- a CDS encoding AbrB/MazE/SpoVT family DNA-binding domain-containing protein, whose protein sequence is MRARVVKIGNSQGIRIPKPLLEQTGIMDDVELEVEKNRIIIRSVPNPREDWDRAFKTMVDKGDDALCAAVENISHSWDEEEWQW, encoded by the coding sequence ATGAGGGCACGTGTTGTTAAAATCGGAAATTCCCAGGGAATACGTATTCCGAAACCACTTCTAGAGCAGACCGGAATTATGGACGATGTCGAGCTCGAAGTGGAAAAAAACAGGATCATTATTCGCTCTGTCCCTAATCCCCGGGAGGATTGGGATCGTGCATTCAAAACCATGGTTGATAAAGGTGATGATGCACTTTGTGCCGCTGTTGAAAATATATCGCATTCCTGGGATGAGGAAGAATGGCAGTGGTAG
- a CDS encoding 4Fe-4S binding protein, translated as MKVNDTCTGCEACLPYCPQGAIHMTEEAQAAVDRELCVECGVCIDPDICPVDAFREDQDETAKYKRSFGRLLSKHLDRKDVVKDSPYDVKTNDVTAKIPKNKVVMRLELNRPGGGLTFRAVQQMGAEMQRLGWNLDISSRTLNIDGDRSMGHLLDQRILTCHFEVELDPEQVPDIVRDATRVVTEQHLWVSINVAGLAETIDRTQDVLKAGGVTMEPVAKVNLGLGRRLS; from the coding sequence GTGAAAGTTAACGACACCTGTACGGGTTGCGAAGCGTGTCTTCCGTATTGTCCCCAGGGCGCCATTCATATGACGGAAGAAGCCCAGGCCGCCGTTGATCGGGAGTTGTGCGTGGAATGCGGCGTCTGTATCGATCCGGATATCTGCCCGGTAGATGCGTTTAGAGAGGACCAGGATGAGACGGCAAAATATAAACGGTCCTTCGGCAGGCTGCTGTCAAAACATCTGGATCGCAAGGATGTGGTTAAAGACAGCCCCTATGATGTCAAAACCAACGACGTGACCGCTAAAATTCCGAAAAACAAGGTGGTTATGCGCCTGGAACTCAACCGGCCCGGGGGCGGGCTTACTTTCAGGGCTGTTCAGCAAATGGGGGCGGAGATGCAACGGCTGGGATGGAATCTCGACATCAGCAGCCGGACCCTGAACATAGATGGAGATCGCTCCATGGGGCATCTATTAGACCAACGCATTCTGACGTGTCATTTTGAGGTGGAACTCGACCCGGAGCAAGTGCCGGATATCGTAAGGGATGCCACCCGAGTCGTCACGGAACAACATCTCTGGGTATCCATCAATGTCGCCGGACTGGCTGAAACCATCGATCGCACCCAGGATGTGTTGAAAGCAGGAGGGGTGACAATGGAACCTGTTGCCAAAGTGAACCTTGGATTGGGAAGGAGGCTGTCATGA
- a CDS encoding type II toxin-antitoxin system PemK/MazF family toxin: protein MAVVVNRFDVYLINLDPTIGSEIKKIRPCLIISPDEMNRHIRTVIIAPMNTAGNDYPTRIPCTFKRKKGQIVLDQIRTIDKSRLIKRLGTIDPNTQSDVIEVLQRLFAF from the coding sequence ATGGCAGTGGTAGTCAATCGCTTTGATGTTTATCTGATAAATCTCGATCCTACCATTGGTTCCGAAATCAAAAAGATCAGACCCTGTTTAATTATTTCGCCTGACGAAATGAACCGTCATATCCGTACAGTAATCATCGCACCGATGAACACCGCCGGAAATGATTATCCCACCAGGATCCCATGCACATTTAAAAGGAAAAAAGGCCAAATAGTACTGGACCAGATACGAACAATAGATAAATCGCGACTCATCAAAAGGCTGGGTACCATCGATCCGAATACCCAATCAGATGTTATTGAAGTTTTACAAAGATTATTTGCATTCTGA